The DNA region TAAgttccatatttttttgatagctCCACTAGTGAGCTTTGTATTTTCAATGCTTAAACATCttaattttggtaaatttttaagaaGTTCAAATACCCCTTTATCCGTGATATTAATGCAATTTGATATGTCCAAGAATCTCAATTTtggattaaataaacattgaactgATTCATTAgtgataaatttgtttgttattaatCCCGGACCCAAAAAAGTCAAAAGAAGATTGAAAACTTCTAATTgttctaaattattaattgcacTCATACCAATATCAGTTATATGTGTGccagttatatataaaaactttaatcTTTTAGCATTGTTACaaagattaatcaaaaattcatcTCTAACACCATCATTACAATCAATATGTAACGACtcgagattttttaaattcccaATTGGATACATATTGACTCTTGTATCCCACACTGGATAATTATTTCGCTGATGTAATTTTAGATGGACcacatttttcatttcaccTATCGACTGGAGTAATAGTTGACTTAGTCCAAAACCCCTTATGTGTAAACAATCCAAAGCAATTAGTCGAGGaaatacctgaaaaataaataaataatttattaaaaattaaataattttttattgtaatataatatttattaaaaatttaaacttactgAAGCCAATGAATCGGGTGAGAAAATATCATTTCCTTTCAACATACATAAAAGTCCTAACGTTTTCAAGGTTCCACTAATTTGTTCTATTGACTTGGCTAAAGTCATTGGTAGAGTTGAGTTTTCACAGTGCCATTCAATCGTTAGATTTTTAAGTTGAGACAtattagaaaaacaattttcaaaatcttgactcattatttctttgaatccTAAAAAAAGCTTCTCAAGATTTAGACAATTAGCAGTGATTATTGGCATTATTTGAGAAGTAGGATAACATGATACATCTAGccttgttaaattaaatccaCAGAGATTCAGTAGGTACTTTAAATCATTTGCTTTTTCATGTATTTCATCAACTGAATCATTTTCATCGCTCCGAAATGTATATTTTGTAAAGCATGTAGAAAGAAACTCATTCTTCCCATCTTTacatactgaaaaattaataaaatattttcatcagtaTATTTAGAGTAAtacaaatcattaaaaattatatagtgttgttattttcttactttttttgagTCGTGGTTGACTAATAAATAGAGGACCCATGCGAATCATAATACGTGAATCAGACTGTGATTCTagttttttgtcattttcatcatcatcatcagaatcatcatcatcttcatcatcttcatcatcagaatcattttcatcatcatcatcttcatcatcagaatcagaatcatcatcatcagaatcagaatcatcatcatcatcatcagaatcagaatcatcatcatcatcagtttcTATACATACGTCCATTTCTCTATCATCTGAGGATTTTTTTGAGAACTCAAGCTGTATAAGAAAAcaattagtttattatttaatttaatttaattaacgcAATGAACAATAACAGTAgctgcaaaaaaataatatatataatttaaagctTACTTCTTCTTTcgaaattataatgaatttttcaagCCATTCGGTAGGACTTAAATTTGCAGTCTCCATATTCATCTCACTTGGATTAATctccataatttattttcggtcaacttaaaagaaaaaatattataccgtcaaataataaattcaaaaaatttactggAAAGAACAATTGTTTAATGAAGctaatgtataaataattgacgGTTTAAAAAGTTAGTTCAGGAATGAAGTCGACGATTGCCACGTGGTGTTTAAccttatatttataaaactttattttgttGTCCAATTGTGTCCAACCAGTTCAACTGCAGTACTAGCTGTGCTGTTCTGAACCAACTGAAATGAAATTAACCGAACTgcagtattttaatttgaataactatatagtatatacatagtaattacttttttcatttcataataccctgatattttcaaaattcgacaatgtattttttttgaaaaagacaagttcgtatcaggaacataggataaataaagaggtatttttttgtggaaaagttactttttttattttataatttcctaatatttgaaaaaaattgaaaattcatatttagGAACATAGGATCATCAAAGAGGTATTTGCGGTGTTTTATAAAGCTTACCCTTTATTTTATGATCCCCTCATTTTCTTCAAAATTcctgtaatattttttgaaaaaatggaaaaattttaacaggaacataggaTGACCGAGAAGGTATTTGGTGATTTGGAAAACTTACTTTCTTCACTTCACAGTCCcctaataatttcaaaaattctctgtaactttttcgaaaaaaatttaattttatatcaagaGAATATGATGACCAAAGACATATTTAGGGCCGGGTATTTCGTCTACAATTACAGTTAACTactaagaattaaaaaaatttaactgataGTTAACTAATGGATTTGATtacttattattgaaaatataagttAGTTAGTTAACTagtagttaattttttaactactaTAGTTAACTGTAATTGTGGACGAAAAAACCAGTCCAAATTtctaacaatgaaaataaccATGTCTGcagctttgtttttttaccaataaaatcaacaacagaTGATGAAATTTATGGTGAAacaatctttattttattaatcatataaTGTTTCACAATTGTTGtcatattatttgatatatctattatcaatgtcaataatataattattaatgttataaTTGCTCTAAGTGAGtggcaatatatattttgacctAGTGTCTATAATACGTATAATCCGTGGTCAAAATATTTCTCTGCCTTTTGTCAATCTTTCGTCCACTTTTCTCCGCCTTTCTCCGtcttttttccaattttttccgaaaatgacccatgagaaaatgcggagaaatatttccaccagggattaattaaattatacttcaaaattatttatctcatcttaatttaaatatcaggatagtataaataatagtatcattatcatttatccattttttttttattttttttttttcataaaagcactttattttgttgcttatattatattatcgattatttttgtttttcattttaaaatttgtttttttaattcattgttaattttaatatttaaaaaaatcttttaacatctatttttttttttttttcgttatatttCACACAAAAGTTAAACAATCCtccaattttataattttaatacatcCACAAATGTGTTACAcatgatataattaatattgcaaattattgatttctactattattttaatatcaagaaatttgtattgtttttttttgtatttgttttttttttatacttaaataattttttttctacttttcaACTGTgtgcattatttaaaatgcatATTTGCTTTTCCTCTGGTCCACAATTTTCTAACATACTGAATGTAaatgtcattttgtttttctaatttacctatattttttttgtaacttaattttattcgttttgttttatgtttggttttattttttcatcagcctgatttttttttttttaaattacttattGATGAGTGGTAAATTTTAACTACATTATtagtcattaatttatttagagattttattattttaaatttagtataCCCTTTCAAATCACACattgatgaatatattatttttttttttaaatagacatCAATTGTCTAGTTGGAATAAACTTAAGGCCCAAGCAAAATCCATTTTGGTTTAACACTTTCTATCATCACATTAATCAatcagtttattattattactattattattaacttattaAATTATGGTCAAGACAtgtgaattttcaaattatcttGGACAATTGCCACAAACAATGACTGGctatttcttaattttaaatcaataaatatcaattatataatgttatcaataaattggcttattatttttaaaaaaccatttatttaaaatgattttattatacacaATTAATAatctacttattttttttttaaataaaacaaatatatattttttgtcatctCAAAAACTCAGACTCAGActcacattttatttttgaattttaaaatcatcttttattaatatatataatcgaCAATTGCActgtattatcatcattattattaacttatttaattatgattaattcattataattaGCCTTGGTGCATTGCAAAgtctttaacaatttttaaagcCTGCAACGACGGACATTTAtagtgttatattttatttttttttattttttagataaggctgattataaattattagaatatttttcaacaaagaAAAACTAACAAAGTGAAAGAGgaaaattgatttgttttttttttttttagttttcccCGTTTtaagtgaaaatatttatctgtatttgcatttttttctaGAGAAATTACTGCAcagataaaatacaaataatttatacgataaatattttcGCTCTAAAAATCGCTTCAAGGAAatttagtaaaatattttcaccagggattATGTGCgtaatatttataatctaataaaaatataaattattcaaataaaaaataataaaagacaaaTAATGCTGgtgagtatttaattttttttttttaaatttttaaagtccATATGTGCACTCTGtctaataaactaataaatattaaaatttgttattatttttgtttaatattataaattttgatatgatATCACCAAGTCAAATCGTTTGATagacaaaagaaaatacaattaaaaatgtacaTCTATGATGGCaatggtattttttatgaattttttttttcgctagaAACCACTGTAGACatatgaaatgataaaaaaaatttatattatacacaCAATGTTTTAACCGTTGATACAATTACTGTGTGTCTCGGTACTGGCACGAGTGGTATAATTAATCacaaataatctaaaaaaacaattaagaagcatttttcttaaattcgttttttttttaaattttatttaaataatattttatgttatttaattttttttttattaaaaaaagtaagcAGAAATAAATCAgggaaattaaattcattgggaaaattatttttttgtataaatcaTATGAAGACCCAGACACATGTATGATTATGTGTGTGtactattaatttacataattaaaaaaatataattaaacattataaGGAGcgtgattaattttattttttaatcatattatattattgattttcaattatCTTTGAGCTCTCAACGTggtgaaattaatttactttatttttattttctggctattattttcacatcgatatttatatatttcaatttttcatatacttaTTTCAAATCCCCggagtatataaattttttttttttagttggtgAACCAAGTTAATTggttcaatttaattaattaatttcaatcacCAATTTTTAGGAAGATTTTTATATTCGTCGTATAGCTGcatttgtagttttttttttttttttaatttctatatatatttagcaaatttttactggaaaataatgataaattccGTCTCTTTAAAATTGGCTAAAagttatggttttttttttcatttaaattaacaattataatgatttttttaattctattttttttttgtatattataaagtaattatttatattattattaagctGTATAgtcaataatttatacttcaaaaaagtcacagacattttttttttgttttattttttttttgtccacaagtcttgttttattttatatatatatttttttttatttagtatcaTATTATAATTCTGATGttcaaaaatatgtttatatgtattatttattcttaattaattattaacttaggtttattattatagtacatatatatttatttataatacgtatttttgtattttttataactttttttttttcttaaacgatatatttatttttagataaattattgttgttatatagtatttttctttttatttttatacttacaTTTTATtgtaacatttatttttattccataTGTATTTGTGCAGTTTATGTATTTTCTTgatcattttgataaattttatttatcatttaattgtcCTCAATGTCGAAGGTATTATATTGATCGAACTGTTTCCAAACGTACGacaaattttgttgaataattttatttattattttccaatttgatgcattttttttttttaaattaataaacaattttttacttgaaattatAACTTAAGATTTACATGCAACGATGACGACCtatcttaaaaaattcaacaatatcaaatgataatattgtgTTATCTGGAGGGAAAGGATGTTGCAGGAAACTCCaaaggaaataattttaacgtaaataaataataacacttGATGAAATCACAACTAAATATCctgaacaaaaataattacccagttaaattattcaaaaataaaatatcctcGTTAATAatttcgttgaaaaaaaaaaaacatcatttgtgtttgtataaaaaaacattagataatttaaaaattaaaataaatgttattattattttaaatttaatttttattaatatttatcttttaaatattttataaaatatttattatctatttatttttttttttttcaatttattattatcatattatattatatatatttttgattaatttgtaattCATTTGGTTTTTACCAATAAGTATTTTTATGTTCAGGATATGTGTAACTAGAAAAGTACctgcaataaaataaaaaaattaaacaaggaAGTTTAACGAGTtgacaatacaataataaatcatataataaaactaatgttttttttgtttttaattttattgataagatatatatataactaaataatttgataagtCAGGCATCAtctgatttatcaaaattactgTTGCATCAATACGTTACGTTTAATTAATTcgtttttcatattattatattgttatttatataaactttttatttcattgctttgttattgatttaaaatttttcatttttcaaattatgcCACATTTATAGTttgctaataataattataacagtACTCAATGATTGACATTTagatttatgataaaattgataagtaTATTAAGGCCATGTTTTGAAGTTTTTCAaagaacaatttattttttcacctgTCTCTTTGAATTGATGATTCAATTTCCAACTGTTTTTTTGGctaacaattatttcaaatcaCACGCAATCCcattaatcaatcaatcaataataattattatttttctatttcaaattataatttaaactgagcaaaaaaaaaaaaaaacccacgcGGTAAATTCTACAGCTTGCTGAGACGATAAaagctaataataattttagaaaattaattctacGATTGCACAAAAATGGTTAACCATcgattctatttaaaaaatatttatttatttatttaactgtaatcatgatatatttttttttctttgtagttaaattatatttaaaaaaaaaaagaaaaagaattagcgtgaaataaaaataatggaagGCACATAATTATAGAGagctgtaattaaaataataatgatcatcaatattattattatatcaataaaaaataatagtattttaattattattattatttttttttaaatcttaaaCTACATTATTGTGTagatagaaatatatatctataaatttttatgttttgttaattaatgtaAGAAactgattttataattaaaataaattctaaatttaatttatcattgatccgattaaattgacaaataaattctattataattttttttactttttattttgcatattataaatacaattgttaattttatttcatttcaaatatCAGTTATTTATTGGCTTAAAAAGAACAGTCTTAAATTTAAGGTCCATCGAGTTTAATGAGCATTGACAAGCGcgtgggtttttttttctttttccttccaccaaaaatgaaataaattttgttgtaattgataattaaaccttaaattttttgatataataattattattattttagcattgaaatttatttgcttttaatggccaatttaaaaaaaaaaacagttgaaaATTGTAACGTCCATTTACAATTAGACAATAACGTGCCAGTTTAAATttcgatgaatttttttaaataattcaaataatccaGCACAAAATTGTCCGTTaacttaaattttaaaaatgacaaatatttattaataatgtactgctataattaaaaatgtttacacatttttttttatactattatttattatattaaaaactaaTCGGCTACATatgctgtaatttttttttttcacgtacGTTATACATCACTCGTACGAacacaatgatttttttattttgcaaaattttatgcttttttttttttcttgttatatgtttgataataatatttattaatactcgtgtttatttaaattggcATAGTCATTATATACTcacagttattttatttttttaatttttaaattctttaaatcaactattaattattaataattaaaattatgattaaatcatttttatatatttttttttatatttatttatttataattttacgtataaataattatattttttctttttttttacttaatatgctgtattattaaatacaacagtgtattttttttttttttttgttttttttttctttattttttatgattattataattgtaattattattaatattattttcatatgtttTCACAGAATACCAATACTTAAACGCACTTTTACGAAGCATTAAATTAATCacatgataaaattaacatatctaaaaatttatttaattttctacaaACTCTAAGTTTTTATCTCTCTTCtttcgataattttttttgtgttttttttgtttgtttgtttgtttgttttaataaaaaataaaaattgtgaattATATTATTAGCACTAGAACAAATCTCAATTGccggattattattattattattatcaattaataataataatattactgtCTTATTTgcttttgaaataattaattttttgattccCGTTTTATTAAGTTAcagaaaaagcaaaaaattattaaattaaaaataaatttgcgaagagaatatcatttttttttttttctatttattggAGGGGTTTATTATTTTG from Aphidius gifuensis isolate YNYX2018 linkage group LG5, ASM1490517v1, whole genome shotgun sequence includes:
- the LOC122858211 gene encoding uncharacterized protein LOC122858211; the protein is MIRMGPLFISQPRLKKICKDGKNEFLSTCFTKYTFRSDENDSVDEIHEKANDLKYLLNLCGFNLTRLDVSCYPTSQIMPIITANCLNLEKLFLGFKEIMSQDFENCFSNMSQLKNLTIEWHCENSTLPMTLAKSIEQISGTLKTLGLLCMLKGNDIFSPDSLASVFPRLIALDCLHIRGFGLSQLLLQSIGEMKNVVHLKLHQRNNYPVWDTRVNMYPIGNLKNLESLHIDCNDGVRDEFLINLCNNAKRLKFLYITGTHITDIGMSAINNLEQLEVFNLLLTFLGPGLITNKFITNESVQCLFNPKLRFLDISNCINITDKGVFELLKNLPKLRCLSIENTKLTSGAIKKIWNLPKLRNGELNVFYPTKTANVSI